In one Nocardia tengchongensis genomic region, the following are encoded:
- a CDS encoding sugar phosphate nucleotidyltransferase — protein MANSGNTAGSTDAVILVGGQGTRLRPLTLSAPKPMLPTAGLPFLQHLLARIADAGITHVVLGTSYKAEVFEEHFGDGSDLGLELEYVTESEALGTGGGIRNVLPKLRADTVLVFNGDVLGGTDLGGVLETHHTSGADVTLHLVRVSDPRAFGCVPTDENGRVTAFLEKTQDPPTDQINAGCYVFRREYIEKIPAGRPVSVERETFPSLLAEGAHIQGHVDVSYWRDMGTPEDFVRGSADLVRGIAPSPALPGQRGESLVHPGAGVAPGALLIGGTVVGRGAEVGAGARLDGAILFDGARVEAGATVERSIIGFGARIGPRALVRDAVIGDGANVGARCELLRGARIWPGVDIPDGGIRFSTDV, from the coding sequence ATGGCGAACAGCGGTAACACCGCCGGGTCCACGGACGCGGTGATCCTGGTCGGAGGCCAGGGCACCCGCCTGCGTCCGCTGACCTTGTCCGCCCCCAAGCCGATGCTGCCCACGGCCGGACTGCCGTTCCTGCAGCACCTGCTCGCGCGCATCGCCGACGCCGGCATCACCCACGTGGTGCTCGGCACCTCCTACAAGGCGGAGGTGTTCGAAGAGCACTTCGGCGATGGCTCCGACCTCGGGCTCGAGCTCGAATACGTGACCGAGAGCGAGGCCCTCGGCACCGGCGGCGGCATCCGCAACGTGCTGCCCAAGCTGCGCGCCGACACCGTGCTGGTCTTCAACGGCGACGTACTGGGCGGCACCGACCTGGGCGGGGTGCTCGAGACCCACCACACCTCCGGCGCGGACGTGACCCTGCACCTGGTGCGGGTCAGCGACCCCCGCGCCTTCGGCTGCGTCCCCACCGACGAGAACGGCCGCGTCACCGCGTTCCTGGAGAAGACCCAGGATCCGCCGACCGACCAGATCAACGCCGGCTGCTACGTCTTCCGCCGCGAGTACATCGAGAAGATCCCCGCGGGCCGGCCGGTCTCGGTCGAGCGCGAGACCTTCCCGTCGCTGCTCGCCGAGGGCGCGCACATCCAGGGCCACGTGGACGTCTCCTACTGGCGTGACATGGGCACCCCCGAGGACTTCGTGCGCGGTTCGGCCGACCTGGTCCGCGGCATCGCCCCGTCCCCGGCGCTGCCGGGCCAGCGCGGCGAATCCCTGGTGCACCCCGGTGCGGGCGTCGCCCCGGGCGCGCTGCTCATCGGCGGCACGGTCGTCGGCCGCGGCGCCGAGGTCGGCGCGGGCGCGCGTCTCGACGGCGCGATCCTGTTCGACGGGGCGCGCGTGGAAGCCGGTGCCACCGTGGAGCGTTCGATCATCGGTTTCGGCGCGCGGATCGGCCCGCGGGCCCTGGTGCGCGACGCCGTGATCGGTGACGGCGCCAATGTCGGTGCGCGGTGTGAACTACTGCGCGGCGCGCGCATCTGGCCGGGTGTCGACATCCCGGACGGCGGCATCCGCTTCTCCACCGACGTCTGA
- a CDS encoding DUF4287 domain-containing protein: protein MAPTKPHGPASYFPSIEAKYGRSVDDWFALMDGAGITGQKDLVNWLKTEHEMGHGHATALAQFHLNPGKWQR from the coding sequence ATGGCGCCCACCAAGCCCCACGGCCCCGCTTCGTACTTCCCGTCCATCGAGGCGAAATACGGCCGCTCCGTGGACGACTGGTTCGCCCTGATGGACGGCGCCGGCATCACCGGGCAGAAGGACCTGGTGAACTGGCTGAAGACCGAACACGAGATGGGCCACGGCCACGCCACCGCGCTGGCCCAGTTCCACCTGAACCCCGGCAAGTGGCAGCGCTGA
- a CDS encoding TetR/AcrR family transcriptional regulator yields the protein MSAIQTRKERERAERRQRIVDTARTIAETEGWDAVTVRKLADRIEYSQPVLYSHFAGKDAIVSAVAEAGMAEFAGVVRQLRETAATPEQALRAVVQGYLDFARDSAALYDAIFLLRTDLKFGPDAPQALKDAFTELLLTFAPFAPPHDPETFTEVAWSTMHGLATLDRGGRLRPDFREQRLEILIAQWVRRDRPHC from the coding sequence ATGAGCGCCATTCAGACCCGCAAGGAGCGCGAACGCGCCGAACGGCGGCAGCGCATCGTCGACACCGCCCGCACCATCGCCGAGACCGAGGGCTGGGACGCGGTCACCGTGCGCAAACTCGCCGACCGCATCGAATACAGCCAGCCCGTGCTGTACAGCCACTTCGCCGGGAAGGACGCCATCGTCTCCGCGGTCGCCGAGGCGGGCATGGCCGAATTCGCCGGGGTGGTCCGGCAGCTCCGGGAAACAGCCGCCACCCCGGAACAGGCGCTGCGCGCGGTGGTCCAGGGCTACCTCGACTTCGCCCGCGACAGCGCGGCCCTCTACGACGCCATCTTCCTGCTGCGCACCGACCTGAAATTCGGGCCCGACGCGCCCCAGGCGCTCAAGGACGCCTTCACGGAACTGCTGCTCACCTTCGCGCCCTTCGCGCCGCCGCACGACCCCGAGACCTTCACCGAGGTCGCCTGGAGCACCATGCACGGCCTGGCCACCCTGGATCGAGGCGGCCGGCTCCGGCCCGACTTTCGGGAACAGCGCCTGGAAATCCTGATCGCCCAATGGGTTCGCCGTGACCGACCCCACTGTTGA
- a CDS encoding NAD(P)/FAD-dependent oxidoreductase → MADAVVVGSGPNGLAAAVILARAGLQVEVYEASDGIGGGCRTGEVTLPGFHHDLCAGAHPMAVASPFFRAFDLKAHGVELLTPQVSYAHPLDGGHAGLAWLDLDRTADGLGRDGGSWRRLFGPLVRKWEDLVGLAMSDLRHPPIDPAGLLRLDPGIELRFVPRVLEQSTPLWNLRFREETAPALLTGVATHAIRPPRGIPGAGVAMLLGTLAHVRGWPVPRGGSQAIMDALADDLRTHGGRIVTGHRVDSLDEFDEVRAVLLDVAPAELQRIATLPARYNFALNRFRYGGAACKVDFALSGPVPWQAQGCDRAGTLHLVGTRAEAMAAEKAVAAGRHADRPYVLAIQPGVVDSTRAPAGKHTLYTYAHVPNGSARDLTETVTAQVERFAPGFRDLILATHVRTAVTMPAHNPNYIGGDISAGAMTLRQTVFRPAPRWNPYATPLPGVYLCSSATPPGPGVHGMNGYFAARHALRKEFGILTDPLELLTGRWRN, encoded by the coding sequence ATGGCTGACGCGGTGGTGGTCGGATCCGGTCCCAACGGACTCGCGGCGGCGGTGATCCTGGCCCGCGCCGGGCTCCAGGTCGAGGTGTACGAGGCCTCCGACGGCATCGGCGGCGGCTGCCGCACCGGCGAGGTCACGCTGCCGGGCTTCCACCACGACCTGTGCGCGGGCGCGCATCCGATGGCGGTGGCGTCCCCGTTTTTCCGGGCCTTCGACCTGAAGGCGCACGGCGTCGAACTGCTCACCCCGCAGGTGTCCTACGCGCATCCGCTCGACGGCGGGCACGCCGGACTGGCCTGGCTGGACCTGGATCGCACCGCCGACGGCCTGGGCCGCGACGGCGGCTCCTGGCGACGGCTGTTCGGTCCGCTGGTGCGCAAGTGGGAGGACCTGGTCGGGCTGGCGATGTCGGATCTGCGGCATCCCCCGATCGATCCGGCCGGGCTGCTGCGCCTGGACCCGGGCATCGAACTGCGCTTCGTGCCCCGGGTGCTCGAGCAGTCGACGCCCTTGTGGAACCTGCGTTTTCGGGAGGAGACGGCCCCGGCGCTGCTGACCGGTGTCGCCACGCACGCCATCCGGCCGCCGCGCGGCATTCCGGGCGCGGGCGTCGCCATGCTGCTCGGCACGCTCGCCCATGTGCGGGGCTGGCCGGTGCCCCGCGGCGGCAGCCAGGCCATCATGGACGCGCTCGCCGACGATCTGCGCACCCACGGCGGCCGCATCGTCACCGGCCACCGCGTCGACTCGCTCGACGAATTCGACGAGGTCCGTGCGGTTCTCCTGGATGTCGCCCCGGCCGAACTCCAGCGCATCGCGACGCTGCCCGCGCGATACAACTTCGCGCTCAACAGGTTCCGGTACGGCGGCGCGGCCTGCAAGGTCGATTTCGCGCTCTCCGGTCCCGTGCCCTGGCAGGCGCAGGGCTGCGACCGGGCCGGAACCCTGCACCTGGTCGGCACCCGCGCCGAGGCCATGGCCGCGGAAAAGGCCGTCGCCGCGGGGCGGCACGCGGATCGGCCCTATGTGCTGGCCATCCAGCCCGGCGTCGTCGACTCCACTCGCGCGCCCGCCGGCAAACACACGCTCTACACCTACGCGCACGTCCCCAACGGCTCGGCGCGGGACCTCACCGAGACCGTCACCGCCCAGGTCGAACGCTTCGCCCCCGGCTTCCGCGATCTCATCCTCGCCACCCACGTGCGCACCGCGGTCACCATGCCCGCCCACAATCCGAACTACATCGGCGGCGACATCTCCGCGGGCGCGATGACGCTGCGCCAGACCGTCTTCCGCCCCGCACCCCGCTGGAACCCGTACGCCACTCCGCTGCCCGGGGTCTACCTGTGCTCCTCGGCCACCCCGCCCGGCCCCGGCGTGCACGGCATGAACGGCTATTTCGCCGCCCGCCATGCCCTGCGCAAGGAATTCGGCATCCTGACCGATCCGCTCGAACTGCTTACCGGCCGCTGGCGCAACTGA
- the cofD gene encoding 2-phospho-L-lactate transferase: MRIAVLVGGVGGARFLMGVRELLPGADTTAIVNVGDDVWMHGLRICPDLDTCMYTLGGGIDPERGWGHANETWNAKEELAKYNAQPDWFGLGDRDIATHLIRTEMLRQGYPLSAVTEALCNRWQPGVKLLPATDDRCETHVVIGDPDNPGERRAIHFQEWWVRYRANVETHGFVTIGADAAKPAPGVTEIIESADVILLAPSNPVVSVGAVLSVPGIRGALRTTAAKVIGLSPVIGGKALRGMADECLSVIGVETSAEAVGNYYGARSGTGILDGWLVHTGDTADIPGVEVRSIPLLMTDPATTAEMVRQALDIAGVKP; this comes from the coding sequence CTGCGGATCGCGGTCCTGGTCGGCGGGGTCGGCGGCGCGCGGTTCCTGATGGGCGTGCGCGAGCTGCTGCCCGGAGCCGACACCACGGCCATCGTCAATGTCGGCGACGACGTCTGGATGCACGGGCTGCGCATCTGCCCTGACCTGGACACCTGCATGTACACCCTGGGTGGCGGCATCGATCCCGAGCGCGGCTGGGGACACGCGAACGAGACCTGGAACGCCAAGGAAGAGCTGGCGAAATACAACGCCCAGCCCGATTGGTTCGGGCTCGGCGACCGCGATATCGCCACCCACCTGATCCGCACCGAAATGCTGCGTCAGGGCTACCCGCTCTCGGCGGTGACCGAGGCGCTCTGCAACCGGTGGCAACCGGGTGTGAAGCTGCTTCCGGCAACCGACGACCGCTGCGAAACCCATGTCGTTATCGGCGACCCGGATAACCCTGGCGAACGCCGCGCGATCCATTTCCAGGAGTGGTGGGTGCGGTACCGGGCGAACGTAGAGACCCATGGATTCGTGACTATTGGGGCAGATGCTGCGAAACCAGCCCCGGGTGTGACGGAAATCATAGAGTCCGCGGATGTGATCCTGCTCGCTCCCTCGAACCCCGTCGTGAGCGTCGGAGCGGTCCTCTCGGTGCCCGGCATTCGGGGCGCACTGCGCACAACGGCCGCGAAGGTGATCGGCCTGTCCCCGGTGATCGGTGGAAAAGCCTTGCGCGGCATGGCCGATGAATGCCTGTCCGTGATCGGCGTGGAGACCTCCGCCGAGGCGGTCGGCAACTACTACGGTGCGCGCTCGGGCACCGGCATCCTCGACGGCTGGCTGGTCCACACCGGCGACACCGCCGACATCCCGGGCGTCGAAGTACGCAGCATCCCGCTGCTCATGACCGACCCGGCCACCACCGCCGAGATGGTCCGCCAGGCCCTCGATATCGCGGGAGTGAAACCGTGA
- a CDS encoding WhiB family transcriptional regulator, whose translation MYDTFARGGRMMTEAEQWQERALCAQTDPEAFFPEKGGSTREAKRICLGCEVRDECLEYALANDERFGIWGGLSERERRRLKRGII comes from the coding sequence ATGTACGACACTTTCGCGCGCGGCGGTCGCATGATGACCGAAGCCGAACAATGGCAGGAACGGGCGCTGTGCGCCCAAACCGATCCGGAGGCGTTCTTCCCCGAGAAGGGCGGCTCCACCCGCGAAGCCAAGCGCATCTGCCTGGGCTGCGAGGTACGCGACGAGTGCCTCGAGTACGCCCTCGCCAATGACGAGCGCTTCGGCATCTGGGGCGGCCTCTCCGAGCGTGAGCGCCGCCGCCTCAAGCGCGGCATCATCTAA
- a CDS encoding DUF3052 domain-containing protein: MAGYSGTPLPRKLGIKAESRVLLAHAPAGFELGELPSGVQLHRRAGVGPYDVILGFCPDRAALTRRFSGWRERLAIDGGLWLAWPKKASGVPTDLGENAARAYGLAQGLVDNKVAAIDETWSGLRFVVRLADR; encoded by the coding sequence ATGGCCGGTTACTCGGGCACGCCGCTCCCGCGCAAGCTCGGCATCAAAGCCGAGAGCCGGGTGCTGCTGGCTCACGCGCCCGCGGGATTCGAGTTGGGGGAGTTGCCTTCCGGCGTGCAGCTGCATCGCCGCGCGGGGGTCGGCCCCTACGACGTGATCCTCGGCTTCTGCCCGGACCGCGCCGCCCTGACCCGCCGGTTCAGTGGCTGGCGGGAACGACTCGCGATCGACGGCGGCCTGTGGCTGGCCTGGCCCAAGAAAGCGAGCGGCGTCCCCACCGATCTCGGTGAGAACGCCGCTCGCGCTTACGGTCTGGCCCAGGGCCTGGTGGACAACAAGGTCGCCGCCATCGACGAGACCTGGTCCGGCCTGCGGTTCGTGGTCCGCCTGGCCGATCGCTGA
- a CDS encoding DUF3499 domain-containing protein: MIPMRRCCRPGCKNPAVATLTYVYSDSMAVVGPLVTVAEPHSWDLCETHASRITAPKGWELVRHEGGFSSSTPDDDDLTALAEAVREAGLRRRPTDPDPRGYTDYAPAQQRPTRTGRTGRRGHLRVLPDPPS, translated from the coding sequence GTGATCCCCATGCGTCGTTGCTGCCGTCCAGGCTGCAAGAATCCGGCCGTCGCGACGCTGACCTATGTGTACTCCGACTCGATGGCGGTCGTGGGTCCACTGGTCACGGTCGCCGAGCCGCATTCCTGGGACCTGTGTGAAACGCACGCCTCCCGGATCACCGCGCCCAAGGGCTGGGAGCTGGTCCGCCACGAGGGCGGATTTTCCTCCTCCACTCCCGACGACGACGATCTGACCGCCCTGGCCGAGGCCGTCCGCGAAGCCGGATTGCGCCGCCGCCCAACCGATCCGGATCCGCGCGGCTACACCGACTACGCCCCCGCCCAGCAGCGCCCGACCCGCACGGGTCGCACCGGCCGCCGCGGCCACCTACGCGTCCTACCCGACCCGCCGAGCTGA
- a CDS encoding phosphomannomutase/phosphoglucomutase has product MTVARSAESVQAVIKAYDVRGVVGEQIDADFVRDVAGSFARLMRTEGATRIVIGHDMRDSSPELAAAFADGVLAQGLDVVHIGLASTDQLYFASGHLDCPGAMFTASHNPAKYNGIKLCRAKALPVGQDTGLAIISDEVIAGVPAFDGPRGSETREDLLSAYAAFLHKLVDLSGSRPLRIAVDAGNGMGGYTVPAVLGTLPQFTIEPLFFELDGSFPNHEANPLDPKNLVDLQDFVRSTGADLGLAFDGDADRCFVVDEKGDPVSPSAVTGLVAERELTKEPGATVIHNLITSQAVPELVTELGGTPVRTRVGHSFIKQQMAATGAIFGGEHSAHYYFRDFWGADSGMLAALHVLAALGEKERTMSELASAYSTYAASGEINSTVADAHERTTAVVEAFGNRAKSVDRLDGVTVQLADGAWFNLRASNTEPLLRLNVEARSQDDVDALVTEILSIVRA; this is encoded by the coding sequence ATGACAGTCGCCCGGTCCGCCGAGTCCGTACAAGCAGTCATCAAGGCATACGACGTTCGCGGCGTGGTCGGCGAGCAGATCGACGCGGACTTCGTCCGGGATGTCGCCGGCTCCTTCGCCCGGCTGATGCGGACCGAAGGCGCGACGCGCATCGTGATCGGTCACGACATGCGCGACTCCTCCCCCGAGCTGGCCGCGGCCTTCGCCGACGGCGTGCTCGCGCAGGGCCTCGATGTGGTGCACATCGGCCTCGCCTCCACCGACCAGCTGTACTTCGCCTCCGGTCACCTGGACTGCCCCGGCGCCATGTTCACCGCCAGCCACAACCCGGCCAAGTACAACGGCATCAAGCTGTGCCGCGCCAAGGCGCTGCCGGTCGGTCAGGACACCGGCCTGGCCATCATCTCCGACGAGGTCATCGCCGGCGTCCCCGCCTTCGACGGCCCGCGCGGCAGCGAGACCCGCGAGGACCTGCTCTCGGCCTACGCCGCTTTCCTGCACAAGCTGGTCGACCTGAGCGGTTCGCGCCCATTGCGCATCGCGGTGGACGCGGGCAACGGCATGGGCGGCTACACCGTGCCCGCCGTGCTGGGCACGCTGCCGCAGTTCACCATCGAGCCGCTGTTCTTCGAACTCGACGGCTCCTTCCCCAATCACGAAGCCAATCCCCTGGATCCGAAGAACCTGGTGGATCTGCAGGACTTCGTCCGCAGCACCGGCGCCGACCTCGGCCTGGCCTTCGACGGCGACGCCGACCGCTGCTTCGTGGTGGACGAGAAGGGCGACCCGGTCTCGCCGTCCGCGGTCACCGGCCTGGTCGCCGAGCGCGAGCTGACCAAGGAGCCGGGCGCCACGGTCATCCACAACCTGATCACCTCGCAGGCGGTGCCGGAGCTGGTGACCGAGCTGGGCGGCACCCCGGTGCGCACCCGCGTCGGCCACTCGTTCATCAAGCAGCAGATGGCCGCCACCGGAGCGATCTTCGGCGGCGAGCACTCGGCGCACTACTACTTCCGCGACTTCTGGGGCGCCGACTCCGGCATGCTCGCGGCGCTGCACGTACTGGCCGCGCTGGGCGAGAAGGAGCGCACGATGTCGGAACTGGCATCGGCCTATTCGACCTACGCGGCCTCCGGCGAGATCAACTCGACGGTCGCCGACGCGCACGAGCGGACCACCGCGGTGGTCGAGGCGTTCGGCAACCGGGCCAAGTCGGTCGACCGGCTGGACGGGGTGACCGTGCAGCTGGCCGACGGGGCGTGGTTCAACCTGCGCGCCTCCAATACCGAACCGCTGCTGCGGCTCAACGTCGAGGCGCGATCGCAGGACGATGTAGACGCACTCGTAACCGAGATCCTGAGCATCGTGCGCGCCTGA
- a CDS encoding cation diffusion facilitator family transporter: MSAGGGKKAILAALSANAGIAVAKFVGAAITGSASMLAEAVHSVADTSNQGLLLLGQRRAEQEADELHPFGYGRNRYFYSFVVALVIFALGSVYAIYEGIHKIQHPEELSNPIVAIVILGLAIALEGFSFITAMRESKPLKGDASWWRFIRNSRNPELPVVLLEDSGALIGLVLAFAAISLTMITGEPIWDGVGTLSIGILLGVIAVILIIEMQSLLIGEGATPDEDAAIRAALVDDRCIDKVIHLRTQYLGPEEMLVAAKVSIVPGLEISDIATAIDEAEARVRAQVPAARVIYLEPDLYRTQAVQQ; this comes from the coding sequence TTGTCTGCGGGCGGCGGTAAGAAGGCCATCCTGGCGGCGCTGAGCGCGAACGCCGGTATCGCGGTGGCCAAGTTCGTCGGCGCGGCCATCACCGGATCGGCGTCCATGCTGGCCGAGGCCGTGCACTCGGTGGCCGACACCTCCAACCAGGGGCTGCTGCTGCTCGGCCAGCGCCGCGCCGAGCAGGAGGCCGACGAACTGCACCCGTTCGGCTACGGCCGCAACCGCTACTTCTACTCGTTCGTGGTCGCGCTGGTCATCTTCGCGCTCGGCTCGGTGTACGCCATCTACGAGGGCATCCACAAGATCCAGCACCCCGAGGAACTGTCCAACCCGATCGTCGCGATCGTCATCCTCGGGCTGGCCATCGCGCTGGAGGGCTTCAGCTTCATCACCGCCATGCGGGAATCCAAGCCGCTCAAGGGCGATGCGAGCTGGTGGCGGTTCATCCGCAACTCGCGCAACCCGGAACTGCCGGTGGTGCTGCTCGAGGACTCGGGCGCGCTGATCGGCCTGGTCCTCGCCTTCGCCGCGATCAGCCTGACCATGATCACCGGCGAACCGATCTGGGACGGCGTCGGCACCCTGTCCATCGGCATCCTGCTCGGCGTCATCGCCGTCATCCTCATCATCGAGATGCAGAGCCTACTCATCGGCGAGGGCGCGACCCCCGACGAGGACGCGGCCATCCGCGCCGCCCTGGTCGACGACCGCTGCATCGACAAGGTCATCCACCTGCGCACCCAGTACCTGGGCCCGGAGGAGATGCTGGTCGCCGCAAAGGTTTCCATCGTCCCCGGCCTGGAGATCAGCGATATCGCCACCGCCATCGACGAGGCCGAGGCGCGGGTGCGCGCCCAGGTCCCGGCCGCCCGGGTCATCTACCTGGAGCCGGACCTGTACCGGACCCAGGCCGTCCAGCAGTAG
- the manA gene encoding mannose-6-phosphate isomerase, class I, which produces MHELVGALRSYAWGSRTALAQLCGRPVPSAHPEAELWFGAHPADPARVQINGHSESLLELVSADPQHELGPVAGEFGGRLPFLLKILAAEEPLSLQAHPSIEQARAGFARENHNGVALDSAMRNYRDENHKPELVVALDRFEALAGFREPRRTVRLLQALDVPELNQYAELLAAQPDSAGLRTLFTTWIALPQASLSTLLPKVLDGCVRYLSGAASGSKEFVPEVRTALELAEAYPGDAGVLAALLLNRITLEPGEGLFLDAGNLHAYLRGVGVEIMANSDNVLRGGLTPKHVDVPELLRVLDFEPLDLPVIEAERVSDSVFRYHTPAPEFGLSRFELAADAEPVQVVGSGPVIALVTHGRVRLFQGGHDLIVECGRAAWISAADGGIRAQAVDGAAQLFCAAVGED; this is translated from the coding sequence GTGCACGAACTCGTTGGTGCGCTGCGTTCCTACGCTTGGGGTTCGCGCACCGCGCTCGCACAGCTGTGCGGACGACCGGTTCCCTCCGCGCATCCGGAGGCCGAACTCTGGTTCGGGGCCCATCCCGCCGATCCGGCCCGCGTGCAGATCAACGGTCACAGCGAATCCCTGCTGGAGCTGGTCAGCGCCGACCCGCAACACGAACTCGGGCCGGTGGCAGGCGAATTCGGGGGCCGGCTGCCGTTCCTGCTGAAGATCCTGGCCGCCGAGGAACCGCTCTCGCTGCAGGCCCATCCCAGCATCGAACAGGCCCGGGCCGGGTTCGCGCGGGAGAACCACAACGGGGTGGCCCTCGATTCGGCCATGCGCAACTACCGCGACGAGAACCACAAGCCCGAACTCGTGGTGGCGCTGGACCGTTTCGAGGCGCTGGCCGGATTCCGCGAACCGCGCCGGACCGTGCGGTTGCTGCAGGCCCTCGACGTGCCGGAGCTGAACCAGTACGCCGAACTGCTTGCCGCCCAGCCCGACTCGGCGGGCCTGCGCACGCTGTTCACCACCTGGATCGCGCTGCCGCAGGCCAGCCTCAGCACACTGCTGCCCAAGGTGCTCGACGGCTGCGTGCGCTACCTGTCCGGGGCCGCCAGCGGCAGCAAGGAATTCGTCCCCGAGGTGCGCACCGCGCTCGAACTGGCCGAGGCCTATCCCGGCGACGCCGGGGTGCTGGCGGCGCTGCTGCTCAACCGGATCACCCTGGAGCCGGGCGAGGGCCTGTTCCTCGATGCCGGGAACCTGCACGCGTATCTGCGCGGGGTGGGCGTGGAGATCATGGCCAATTCCGACAACGTGCTGCGTGGCGGGCTCACCCCCAAGCACGTGGACGTGCCGGAACTGCTGCGGGTGCTGGACTTCGAGCCGCTGGACCTGCCCGTCATCGAGGCGGAGCGGGTGTCGGACAGCGTGTTCCGCTATCACACGCCCGCGCCGGAGTTCGGGCTCAGCCGTTTCGAGCTCGCGGCGGATGCCGAGCCGGTGCAGGTGGTCGGGTCCGGACCGGTGATCGCGCTGGTCACGCACGGCCGGGTGCGTCTGTTCCAGGGCGGTCACGACCTGATCGTGGAGTGCGGGCGCGCGGCGTGGATCTCGGCCGCGGACGGCGGGATCCGGGCCCAGGCGGTGGACGGCGCGGCGCAGTTGTTCTGCGCCGCGGTGGGCGAGGATTGA
- a CDS encoding metallopeptidase family protein: MTRSRKRRPPTARSVIRRGRGVRGPMLPPTVPARRTRGQEFDRLVLEAFAPLESRWHEQLTKLDIAVDDVPKIRPLHPDSVTWPDEVVADGPVPLSRLIPAGVDRYGMTTRARIVLFRKPLELRAGDPDDLVDLLREVLVQQLATYLGVEPDIIDPDPDADNG; the protein is encoded by the coding sequence ATGACCCGTTCACGTAAGAGGCGGCCGCCCACAGCGCGGTCGGTCATCCGCCGCGGGCGGGGTGTGCGTGGGCCCATGTTGCCGCCGACGGTGCCCGCCCGGCGCACCCGCGGCCAGGAGTTCGACCGGCTGGTGCTGGAGGCGTTCGCGCCGCTGGAGAGCCGCTGGCACGAGCAGTTGACCAAGCTCGACATCGCGGTCGACGATGTGCCGAAAATCCGTCCGCTGCACCCCGATTCGGTCACCTGGCCCGACGAGGTGGTGGCCGACGGGCCGGTGCCGCTGTCCCGTCTGATCCCGGCCGGGGTGGACCGCTACGGCATGACCACCCGCGCCCGCATCGTGCTGTTCCGTAAGCCGCTGGAACTGCGGGCCGGGGACCCCGACGACCTGGTCGACCTGCTGCGCGAGGTCCTCGTACAGCAGCTCGCGACCTATCTCGGGGTCGAGCCCGACATCATCGACCCGGACCCGGACGCGGACAACGGGTAG